The proteins below are encoded in one region of Chroococcidiopsis sp. SAG 2025:
- a CDS encoding Uma2 family endonuclease, translating into MVQTLQEPSHQQTQYVVLDGITWQTYQAIQKDLGEHRSARLAYSQGVLEIIMPSQLHEFISRILEAIVRTLAEEFNQRLRGYGSTTLDREELVRGVEPDSCFYIQNVERILGCRQIDLNTDPPPDLAIEIDITSSSRRRFEIYLQLSIPEVWRYTERQGVTIYQLQGNRYVECEFSPTFPIISGAVLQQFLQLAATEDDISVVRAVRQWIRAQSQQS; encoded by the coding sequence ATGGTGCAAACACTGCAAGAGCCATCCCATCAGCAAACACAATATGTTGTTCTCGACGGCATTACATGGCAGACCTATCAAGCCATTCAAAAAGACTTGGGCGAACACCGTTCGGCGCGTCTGGCATACAGCCAAGGGGTTTTGGAAATTATTATGCCATCCCAACTGCATGAGTTCATCAGTCGCATCCTCGAAGCGATCGTCCGTACCCTAGCTGAGGAATTCAACCAAAGGCTGCGCGGCTATGGCTCTACTACACTAGATCGAGAAGAACTGGTACGGGGAGTCGAACCGGATTCCTGTTTTTACATTCAAAACGTCGAACGCATTCTTGGTTGTCGTCAGATCGATCTCAATACCGATCCCCCACCAGATTTAGCAATTGAGATAGACATTACGAGTTCCTCACGCCGCCGATTCGAGATCTACCTGCAACTCTCCATTCCTGAGGTTTGGCGCTATACCGAGCGTCAAGGGGTGACAATCTATCAACTACAAGGCAATCGTTACGTCGAGTGCGAGTTTAGCCCTACCTTTCCCATCATCTCTGGAGCTGTGTTGCAGCAATTTCTTCAACTTGCTGCCACCGAGGACGACATTAGCGTGGTTCGCGCTGTGCGCCAGTGGATTCGAGCGCAATCTCAACAAAGCTAG
- a CDS encoding metalloregulator ArsR/SmtB family transcription factor encodes MSTDSLSVTLAALADPTRRAILAQLAQGETTVTELAEPFEMSLPAISKHLKVLERAQLITRSRDAQWRPCHLNPEPLKDLADWLEHYRRFWEQSFDRLDEYLQELQANEQKQNRKK; translated from the coding sequence ATGTCCACTGACTCTTTGAGCGTTACCCTTGCTGCCCTGGCTGATCCTACCCGTCGAGCAATTCTGGCACAACTCGCTCAGGGAGAAACCACCGTCACAGAACTCGCTGAACCGTTTGAGATGAGTTTACCTGCCATCTCCAAACATCTCAAAGTGCTGGAACGTGCTCAACTGATTACGCGCAGCCGAGATGCACAGTGGCGACCCTGCCACCTCAATCCAGAACCGCTGAAGGATTTAGCAGACTGGCTGGAACACTACCGCCGATTTTGGGAACAGAGTTTCGATCGCCTGGATGAGTATCTACAAGAGTTACAAGCAAACGAACAAAAACAGAATCGCAAAAAGTAA
- a CDS encoding AAA family ATPase — translation MAIAKNTKKLAAQIPNNAPSGSALERLQQLRRELNQIFLERSSAIDGVLAVLLSGGNVVLFGPPGCAKSWMLQQLCRAISEAIFFDRLLQPTITPDELLGQLSLRALQQQDELIRNTKRRLPEAHIAFLDEVFRGNSTSLNALLRLMNERVFENPEPQPVPLLFLCGAANNVPTDGDLDAFVDRFVYRPWLQYVRKLSSKRELIHRSRHNLKLEVKVRLTLNEIQALQQQAAIVPFSDELAEDLIKCQLALDQEGFLISDRKLQQLVKLLQAHALVQGDLQVYSESFHELLPDCLWQRDPKERQKIGQILNVCVPDFNQQAVSWYDAAKEEVGTVVRAAREYDLRPSSTTEQKLIEATDNAASRLEDIARKIEKLIADNKSRNARRAQRILNDIRSDLLVEVSGYKNKVYQ, via the coding sequence ATGGCAATCGCTAAAAACACCAAAAAGTTAGCTGCTCAAATCCCCAACAATGCCCCATCTGGCTCTGCTCTAGAGCGGTTGCAACAGTTACGGCGAGAGTTGAATCAGATTTTCTTGGAGCGATCTAGTGCGATCGATGGAGTGCTAGCCGTATTGCTCAGTGGTGGAAATGTGGTTTTATTTGGTCCGCCTGGTTGCGCCAAAAGCTGGATGTTACAGCAGTTATGCCGAGCAATCTCTGAAGCTATATTCTTCGATCGCCTCCTGCAACCGACCATCACTCCTGACGAGTTACTTGGGCAACTGTCACTGCGAGCATTACAGCAGCAAGACGAGTTAATTCGCAACACCAAACGCCGACTGCCAGAAGCACACATTGCCTTTTTAGATGAAGTGTTTCGCGGCAACTCTACCAGTCTCAATGCTTTGTTGCGGTTGATGAACGAGCGAGTCTTCGAGAATCCAGAACCGCAGCCAGTCCCGCTACTATTCTTGTGCGGTGCTGCCAATAACGTTCCCACTGATGGAGACTTGGATGCTTTCGTTGATCGGTTCGTCTATCGCCCTTGGTTGCAATACGTTCGCAAGCTAAGTTCCAAGCGGGAATTAATCCACCGATCTAGGCATAATCTCAAACTAGAGGTGAAGGTGCGCCTAACGCTGAATGAAATTCAAGCTTTACAGCAACAAGCAGCGATCGTACCTTTTAGCGACGAACTAGCAGAAGATTTAATTAAATGTCAGCTGGCGCTGGATCAGGAAGGATTTTTGATTAGCGATCGCAAGTTGCAACAGCTAGTCAAACTGCTGCAAGCCCATGCGCTGGTGCAGGGCGATTTGCAAGTGTATTCAGAATCTTTTCACGAATTGCTGCCAGACTGCCTGTGGCAGAGAGACCCCAAGGAGCGGCAGAAGATCGGTCAAATTTTGAATGTCTGCGTTCCCGATTTCAACCAGCAGGCTGTGTCTTGGTACGATGCGGCAAAGGAAGAGGTCGGCACTGTAGTGAGGGCAGCCAGAGAATACGATTTGCGTCCGAGCAGTACGACCGAACAAAAATTGATTGAAGCAACCGATAATGCTGCCAGTCGCTTGGAGGATATTGCTCGCAAGATTGAAAAGTTAATCGCCGATAACAAGAGCCGCAATGCCCGACGAGCGCAGAGAATACTAAATGATATTCGCTCTGATTTGCTAGTAGAAGTTAGCGGTTACAAAAATAAAGTTTATCAATAG
- a CDS encoding sulfite exporter TauE/SafE family protein: MSAEEYGTDTEITQLLLISILFISTFIHSAIGFGDALVAMPLLVLITKIQIATPLVALVGLTSSFIILSNQWHLFNLHGIWRLFIATLIGIPFGLILIRFAPEQLVKSILGILLIIYGFYGLFELALPQLRDERLAGIFGFIAGVLGGGYNTNGPPIVIYGTLQRWSTDYYRINLQGYFFLTNCLIVTSHALSGLWTTDVVRAYLYSLPAIAAGIFLGNLIGKRIPTKVFEKLIYGLLLALGIIFTLE; the protein is encoded by the coding sequence GTGAGTGCTGAAGAGTATGGCACGGATACAGAAATAACTCAATTATTGCTTATTAGCATTTTATTTATTTCGACTTTTATTCACTCTGCTATCGGTTTTGGAGATGCTTTAGTTGCTATGCCACTACTAGTTTTGATTACTAAAATACAAATAGCAACGCCACTTGTTGCGCTAGTAGGCTTAACGAGTAGCTTTATAATTTTGTCAAATCAATGGCACTTATTTAATCTACATGGAATCTGGCGGTTATTTATTGCAACATTAATTGGAATTCCATTCGGGCTGATTCTAATTCGATTCGCTCCAGAACAATTGGTAAAATCAATTTTAGGAATCTTATTAATTATCTATGGTTTTTACGGCTTGTTTGAGTTAGCATTGCCTCAACTTCGAGATGAGCGGTTAGCTGGAATTTTTGGTTTTATTGCCGGAGTTCTTGGTGGTGGGTACAACACTAACGGTCCACCGATCGTTATTTACGGAACACTTCAAAGATGGTCAACAGACTACTATCGTATTAACCTACAAGGCTACTTCTTCTTGACCAACTGTTTAATCGTTACCAGCCATGCGTTATCAGGTTTATGGACTACAGATGTTGTACGAGCCTATCTTTATTCACTGCCTGCTATTGCAGCAGGAATCTTTTTAGGAAATCTAATTGGTAAGCGTATACCTACCAAAGTATTTGAAAAACTAATTTATGGTTTGCTGCTTGCACTTGGTATAATATTCACGCTCGAATAA
- a CDS encoding YeiH family protein translates to MRRKAETTLPKWSLVVEIARKRLERQIVRIAPGLLLALCIASVAFLLHLLPGLNILSPLILAILLGILLQNSVGVPIRCHPGIKFALKRLLRLAIALLGLQVSLSQLHQVGIIGFLGIAIVLVATFGFTCWLGRYLKVGKALTYLIAVGTSICGASAIVAMAATIDNSDEDTTYAVGIITLYGTLSMLLYPLVLPFLSLTPEAFGIWCGSSIHEVAQAIAAAFQFNSVSGELASIAKLSRVLWLAPIIPIASTLYARSQTASKANHPVRSVVPWFAVGFVALILLNSWGLFPTSLKTNVGQANLLLLSTAMAAMGLETRWQNMQTIGLKPLYLGALSWLFITVLSLGFATALY, encoded by the coding sequence ATGCGGCGAAAAGCTGAGACAACCCTGCCGAAGTGGAGTTTAGTCGTTGAAATTGCCAGAAAGAGACTAGAGCGGCAAATAGTTCGCATCGCTCCAGGTTTGCTGCTCGCTTTGTGCATAGCAAGCGTTGCCTTCCTGCTGCATTTGCTTCCTGGTTTGAATATATTAAGTCCTCTGATTCTGGCAATTCTGCTAGGAATTCTGTTGCAAAATAGCGTGGGAGTTCCGATTCGATGTCACCCTGGAATTAAATTTGCGCTCAAGCGACTGCTACGATTGGCGATCGCCTTGTTAGGACTGCAAGTTAGCCTGTCCCAGCTACATCAGGTTGGCATTATCGGATTTTTAGGGATCGCGATCGTACTAGTAGCGACCTTCGGGTTTACTTGTTGGCTGGGACGCTACCTCAAGGTGGGGAAGGCATTAACATATTTAATTGCAGTTGGAACGTCGATCTGTGGAGCATCAGCGATCGTTGCTATGGCAGCCACAATCGATAATTCGGATGAAGATACAACCTATGCTGTGGGAATTATTACTTTGTATGGTACGCTTTCCATGCTGCTCTATCCATTGGTTCTACCTTTTCTCAGCTTGACTCCAGAAGCTTTTGGGATTTGGTGCGGATCGTCCATTCATGAAGTAGCGCAAGCGATCGCAGCTGCCTTTCAATTTAATTCTGTGAGTGGAGAGCTTGCCAGCATTGCCAAGCTATCGCGAGTTCTCTGGCTTGCTCCAATTATACCGATTGCCAGTACCTTGTACGCACGCAGCCAAACTGCAAGCAAAGCAAATCATCCAGTCCGCTCTGTAGTTCCCTGGTTTGCGGTTGGCTTTGTTGCACTCATTCTCCTCAATAGCTGGGGTCTTTTTCCTACAAGTTTGAAAACAAATGTCGGACAAGCTAATTTGTTACTCCTATCTACGGCAATGGCAGCAATGGGACTAGAAACCCGCTGGCAAAATATGCAAACAATTGGACTAAAACCTCTCTATCTTGGCGCTTTATCTTGGCTGTTCATTACAGTTCTTAGTCTGGGTTTTGCTACCGCACTTTACTGA
- a CDS encoding tyrosine-type recombinase/integrase, with protein MTADFAEKFIYSMPRTPPPLKTVFQQRREREFLYLHEVDAVITAMEQTRYPTRNKAIAIALFCQCLQPSELCWLRRADLDLTRKTLYLIRNRELKSGTRRHKQINLQLLCAAEVDLLQQLAHESRCDWLFATERQTRLNQRSLHYLIAQAGKIANLSFPIHSYMLRRSGLFYRAALLLQPLGLSLQQCCLLWNWHGTKVEFSRQQEREMMAMGLAKSEAFLVALKQLQSFTRIQSYDNLVDYVLGAFLLFPRLDSPLDDYWLAPVDWQAPTLPKRSTTTSAASTLSSSARSSTKPTKRSPTLPDLASPPDSAGEQSTIYVPRFPESRGSAR; from the coding sequence TTGACAGCGGACTTTGCCGAAAAATTTATCTATTCCATGCCCAGGACACCGCCGCCGCTCAAAACTGTATTCCAACAACGCCGCGAGCGCGAATTTCTTTACCTGCACGAAGTCGATGCCGTCATCACGGCAATGGAGCAGACTCGCTACCCCACCAGGAACAAGGCGATCGCGATTGCTTTATTTTGCCAATGTCTACAGCCATCCGAGCTGTGTTGGCTGCGCCGAGCGGACCTAGACTTGACCAGAAAAACGCTCTACCTCATCCGCAATCGCGAACTCAAAAGTGGCACTCGCCGCCACAAACAAATCAATCTTCAACTCCTCTGCGCTGCCGAAGTCGATCTTCTGCAACAACTAGCGCACGAAAGCCGATGCGATTGGTTGTTCGCTACAGAACGGCAAACGCGCTTAAATCAGCGCTCGCTACACTATTTAATTGCCCAAGCAGGCAAGATTGCCAACCTTTCTTTCCCGATTCACTCCTATATGCTCAGGCGCTCTGGACTCTTCTATCGCGCTGCTTTACTACTTCAACCGTTAGGTTTATCACTACAGCAGTGCTGCTTGCTGTGGAATTGGCACGGTACGAAAGTCGAGTTTTCTAGGCAACAAGAACGAGAGATGATGGCAATGGGACTGGCAAAGTCTGAAGCATTTTTAGTAGCACTCAAACAACTGCAATCTTTCACCCGCATCCAGAGCTACGACAATTTAGTCGATTACGTCCTGGGCGCGTTCTTGCTATTTCCCCGCCTCGATAGCCCGCTCGACGACTACTGGCTTGCCCCAGTTGATTGGCAAGCACCAACTTTACCGAAAAGATCTACCACGACCTCCGCCGCGTCTACTCTCTCCTCAAGCGCCAGATCGTCAACTAAACCAACAAAGAGATCGCCGACTCTACCTGATCTGGCTTCACCTCCAGATAGCGCTGGAGAGCAGTCAACGATTTATGTCCCGAGATTTCCTGAATCACGCGGATCGGCACGTTAG
- a CDS encoding DUF1428 domain-containing protein: protein MPYVDGFVLAVPTVNKEVYKQHAESTAIVFKEYGALKLIECWGDDVPEGEVTSFPLAVQCQADETVCFSWVVWPSREIRDEGWKKVMADPRMQPEKNPNAEMPFDGKRMIYGGFEMIVDR, encoded by the coding sequence ATGCCTTACGTTGATGGTTTTGTTTTAGCTGTCCCTACAGTCAACAAAGAAGTTTACAAGCAACATGCAGAGAGCACGGCGATCGTATTTAAGGAATACGGGGCACTCAAGTTGATTGAATGTTGGGGGGATGACGTTCCTGAAGGTGAAGTCACATCATTTCCTTTAGCCGTTCAGTGTCAGGCAGATGAAACAGTTTGTTTTTCTTGGGTTGTTTGGCCCTCACGCGAAATCAGAGATGAGGGGTGGAAGAAAGTTATGGCAGACCCACGCATGCAGCCTGAAAAGAATCCAAATGCTGAAATGCCGTTCGATGGCAAGCGGATGATCTATGGCGGCTTCGAGATGATTGTTGATAGGTAG
- a CDS encoding HigA family addiction module antitoxin codes for MKIPKHRSPTHPGEILLRDFLEPLGLTQQDLANNIYVPYQRVNELVNGKRGVTPSTALRLSKFFGNSPEFWLNLQQNWQLYQTLKEEEEEINAIVTFAKREEERSA; via the coding sequence ATGAAAATCCCTAAACATCGCTCTCCTACACACCCAGGAGAAATCTTACTCCGAGATTTTCTAGAGCCACTCGGACTGACTCAGCAGGATTTAGCTAACAACATTTACGTTCCTTACCAGCGAGTCAACGAGTTGGTGAATGGCAAGCGCGGCGTAACGCCAAGTACGGCATTGCGGCTGTCAAAATTCTTTGGTAACAGTCCAGAGTTTTGGTTGAATCTACAACAAAATTGGCAGCTATACCAAACACTAAAAGAAGAAGAAGAGGAGATAAATGCGATCGTCACTTTCGCCAAGCGAGAAGAAGAAAGAAGTGCTTAA
- a CDS encoding VOC family protein, producing the protein MLTTQKIVPCLWFNGDAEEAAKFYVSLLPDSRIDRILKSPADTPSGPAGMVLTVEFTLAGLQYVGLNGGSQFPFTEAVSFQIHCDDQAEVDRLWAAIAEGGSEIACGWVKDRWGFPWQIVPRRMIELLNDPDTARARRAQEAMMQMVKIDIATIERAANGIS; encoded by the coding sequence GTGCTAACAACTCAAAAAATCGTCCCTTGTTTGTGGTTTAATGGCGACGCTGAAGAGGCGGCTAAGTTCTATGTCTCGCTGCTGCCAGATTCGCGTATCGATCGCATTTTGAAGTCTCCCGCTGACACGCCGAGTGGACCCGCTGGAATGGTCTTGACGGTCGAATTCACGTTGGCTGGTCTGCAATACGTGGGGCTAAACGGTGGATCGCAGTTTCCGTTCACTGAAGCTGTGTCGTTTCAAATCCATTGTGATGACCAAGCTGAAGTCGATCGCCTATGGGCTGCGATCGCAGAGGGCGGATCGGAAATCGCCTGCGGCTGGGTCAAAGATCGGTGGGGATTTCCCTGGCAGATCGTACCCAGGCGGATGATCGAATTACTTAACGACCCCGACACAGCCCGTGCCCGACGTGCCCAAGAGGCGATGATGCAAATGGTCAAGATCGATATTGCCACGATCGAGCGTGCAGCGAACGGTATCAGTTAG
- a CDS encoding site-specific integrase — translation MKVKGNGRAKILAQAELERLFTRGFLTPRDKLLFAIAYYCACRVSEVLALTAEDLAGSVVTLRKSTTKGKIATRTLPSHPKLQAYLAAYHPPSGLLFPGRSKDKPLTRAAADLILRAACKRARIRGASTHSFRRTALTNMSNANVPIRVIQEISGHKSLTALQRYLEVKPDQVESAISLLV, via the coding sequence GTGAAGGTCAAAGGCAACGGACGTGCAAAGATACTGGCTCAAGCCGAACTAGAGCGTCTATTTACACGCGGCTTCCTCACCCCTAGAGACAAGCTGCTATTCGCGATCGCTTATTACTGTGCCTGTCGCGTTAGTGAAGTGCTGGCGCTGACGGCTGAAGATTTAGCGGGTAGTGTGGTGACGCTGCGTAAATCTACCACCAAGGGCAAGATTGCCACGCGCACGCTGCCTTCGCACCCGAAGCTACAAGCATATTTAGCAGCTTATCACCCGCCGTCTGGTCTATTGTTTCCAGGACGGAGCAAAGACAAGCCACTGACTAGAGCAGCTGCCGATCTGATCCTCAGAGCTGCTTGCAAACGGGCAAGAATTAGAGGTGCTTCGACTCATTCATTTCGCCGCACGGCACTGACGAATATGTCTAATGCTAACGTGCCGATCCGCGTGATTCAGGAAATCTCGGGACATAAATCGTTGACTGCTCTCCAGCGCTATCTGGAGGTGAAGCCAGATCAGGTAGAGTCGGCGATCTCTTTGTTGGTTTAG
- a CDS encoding type II toxin-antitoxin system RelE/ParE family toxin, whose translation MWRDQKLDRLNAAVSLNDLRVPPGNKLEALQGERAGQHSIRINDRASALFCLGGARSGFG comes from the coding sequence ATGTGGCGCGATCAAAAGTTGGATCGACTGAACGCTGCCGTATCTTTGAACGATTTGAGAGTGCCACCAGGTAACAAGTTAGAAGCCCTGCAAGGCGAGCGAGCAGGTCAACACAGCATTCGCATCAACGACCGAGCCTCGGCTTTGTTTTGTCTGGGTGGAGCAAGGAGCGGATTCGGTTGA
- a CDS encoding vWA domain-containing protein, with product MLYDFEPLVYRVASISKLFWQEYLNYFEDARTMVRVGTSKLFAFPSFTLEVFHRLYYESEPEQLDPPPPESAWATRLHQEFQQLIGCDELVEQCQGNQLAAGLATVEYCRQVYERLPPPMPRFPNPQQYRELIRQLKHDPAVTPSQAFARILNSTQTTSPTGLPLPKTRQQQERSLWLRQLIEDSNDRSAQLIQLLQQEGKQAVWQAQQYAASLDETQVRQMLRAALNAADEKLSEASAWLEMLGLSWGNEVGGEQRVSSTEKMALAQKIATHAKLKQIAVVAGRLQSFAERKRRSKALDAFGEITTIQLGDNLSRLLPSELQKLSTSDLFPLFALSYYDRSLLQYKTRGKEKQCKGPLVVCLDSSGSMDGLPDTWAKAVTAVLGQIAYREGRHLRVIHFATRVCRVDDFPPHHHDFSRLLESMLAFYNGGGTAWEPALLSATQCIEEKPQFKGADIVMVTDGRCDVKRDFLEQLKVKQQQREFSIYGVLIGGADERQMKQFCDRIWVVKDLVSDEIAIDELFLL from the coding sequence ATGCTGTACGACTTTGAACCGCTAGTATATCGAGTTGCGAGCATCTCCAAACTTTTTTGGCAGGAGTACCTCAACTATTTTGAAGATGCTCGGACGATGGTGAGAGTAGGAACTAGCAAGCTGTTTGCCTTTCCCAGTTTCACTTTGGAAGTTTTTCATCGACTTTACTACGAGAGCGAACCAGAGCAGCTAGACCCACCACCACCCGAAAGCGCTTGGGCAACAAGATTGCATCAAGAGTTTCAACAGCTCATCGGCTGTGACGAGCTGGTGGAGCAGTGTCAAGGCAACCAACTAGCAGCAGGACTGGCAACAGTGGAGTATTGCCGTCAAGTGTACGAGCGACTGCCACCACCCATGCCTCGATTTCCTAATCCACAACAGTATCGGGAGCTAATTAGGCAACTGAAGCACGATCCTGCAGTTACACCATCTCAAGCATTCGCTCGGATTCTCAACTCCACTCAAACCACTTCCCCAACTGGTTTGCCACTACCCAAAACCCGACAGCAGCAAGAACGATCTCTGTGGTTGAGGCAGCTGATAGAAGATAGTAACGATCGCTCTGCCCAACTGATCCAACTTTTACAACAGGAGGGAAAACAAGCTGTATGGCAAGCTCAACAATATGCAGCTAGTCTCGATGAAACACAAGTCAGGCAAATGCTGAGGGCAGCCCTGAATGCTGCTGATGAAAAATTGAGCGAGGCATCTGCGTGGTTGGAGATGCTGGGCTTGAGCTGGGGCAACGAAGTGGGTGGGGAGCAGCGCGTTTCAAGTACCGAAAAAATGGCGCTAGCTCAAAAAATTGCCACTCATGCCAAGCTCAAGCAGATTGCTGTTGTTGCCGGACGTTTGCAATCCTTTGCCGAGCGCAAGCGCCGCAGCAAAGCTCTAGATGCTTTTGGGGAGATAACGACGATTCAGTTAGGAGATAACTTGTCGCGGTTGTTGCCAAGTGAACTCCAGAAACTCTCTACGAGCGATCTGTTTCCTTTGTTTGCGCTCTCCTATTACGATCGCTCCCTACTGCAATACAAGACCAGGGGGAAGGAGAAGCAATGCAAAGGACCGTTGGTGGTGTGCTTGGATTCCTCTGGTTCGATGGATGGATTGCCTGACACTTGGGCAAAAGCAGTGACGGCAGTGTTAGGACAAATTGCTTACCGAGAGGGACGGCACTTGCGAGTGATTCACTTTGCAACTAGAGTTTGTCGAGTTGATGATTTTCCACCCCACCACCACGACTTTTCGCGACTGCTGGAGTCGATGCTGGCTTTTTACAATGGTGGTGGCACTGCTTGGGAGCCAGCTTTACTATCTGCTACCCAATGTATTGAGGAAAAACCACAGTTCAAAGGAGCAGATATCGTCATGGTTACAGATGGCAGGTGTGACGTGAAGCGGGATTTTTTAGAGCAGTTAAAAGTCAAGCAGCAACAGCGAGAATTTAGTATTTATGGAGTCTTAATCGGTGGTGCGGACGAACGGCAGATGAAGCAATTTTGCGATCGCATCTGGGTTGTTAAAGATCTTGTTAGTGATGAGATAGCAATTGATGAACTGTTCTTGCTGTAA